From Tautonia marina, the proteins below share one genomic window:
- a CDS encoding ParB/RepB/Spo0J family partition protein translates to MSAEPSKADKAKEKTLAKYGASMKSSLGFNRTPGTPAGMAPPSGAVGARMTGVINDREAAVIGVDRIVSDPDQPRREFDDEALDRLASSLKGRGQLQNVVVYWSDDLGSYVLVSGERRWRAARRAGLTTLRCKILDRKPDDSDRLSIQLVENCVREDLRPVEQAAAFRALMEANGWSTRDLAEALHMAQAKVVYALGLLDLPDDLRDRVDQGELAPRTAYEIGRLDRPEDQRALADRVASEGLTRDEVVAEVRAAREVAEEVSENRTSGKGKTKGKGRGGASSRSRGKAAPRLPTAKVFRVPGGGKVTLEKARGLDAESYRAAARLLLDHADRIDPRSERPDSATGSEPQPESTLETQPDVAA, encoded by the coding sequence ATGAGCGCCGAGCCATCGAAGGCCGACAAGGCCAAGGAAAAGACGCTGGCGAAATACGGGGCGTCGATGAAGTCGAGCCTCGGCTTCAACCGGACCCCCGGCACGCCGGCCGGCATGGCTCCGCCGAGTGGGGCCGTCGGTGCCCGGATGACCGGGGTGATCAACGACCGGGAAGCGGCGGTCATCGGGGTTGATCGGATCGTCTCCGACCCCGACCAGCCGCGCCGCGAGTTCGACGACGAGGCACTCGATCGGTTGGCGTCCTCCCTCAAAGGTCGGGGCCAGCTTCAGAACGTCGTCGTCTACTGGTCGGACGATCTCGGGTCGTATGTGCTTGTCTCCGGCGAGCGCCGGTGGCGCGCTGCCCGGCGGGCAGGGTTGACGACCCTGCGATGCAAGATCCTCGACCGCAAGCCGGACGACTCGGATCGTCTGTCGATTCAGCTGGTCGAGAATTGTGTGCGCGAGGATCTGCGGCCGGTCGAGCAGGCGGCGGCCTTCCGGGCCTTGATGGAGGCCAACGGCTGGAGCACCCGGGACCTGGCCGAGGCCCTGCACATGGCCCAGGCGAAGGTTGTCTACGCGCTTGGTTTACTCGACCTGCCGGACGATCTCCGCGATCGGGTCGACCAGGGGGAGCTTGCCCCTCGAACTGCCTACGAGATCGGTCGTCTCGACCGTCCCGAAGACCAGCGCGCCCTGGCCGATCGGGTCGCCTCCGAAGGCTTGACCCGGGACGAGGTCGTCGCCGAGGTTCGAGCGGCTCGGGAGGTTGCCGAGGAGGTCTCGGAAAATCGGACCTCCGGCAAAGGCAAGACCAAGGGCAAGGGCAGGGGGGGAGCGTCCTCCCGTTCCAGGGGCAAGGCGGCGCCCCGCTTGCCGACCGCGAAGGTCTTCCGCGTCCCCGGGGGAGGAAAGGTGACGCTCGAAAAGGCGCGCGGCCTCGACGCTGAGAGCTACCGCGCCGCGGCTCGACTGTTGCTCGATCACGCCGATCGGATCGATCCGCGTTCCGAGCGACCCGATTCGGCAACCGGCTCGGAGCCTCAGCCCGAAAGCACTCTTGAAACGCAACCTGATGTGGCGGCCTGA
- a CDS encoding cation-transporting P-type ATPase yields the protein MDHPHPRPWHQLAANEVIAYWESHADRGLASGEVPQRQQRYGRNILTPARGQGPLVRFLLQFHQPLVYILLVATIVTLVLEEYIEAAVIFGVVLINAVVGFVQEGKALKAIEALGKTLVAEATVIRDGHKVRVDSTEIVPGDLVLLQSGDKVPADLRLLRARDLQIAEAAFTGESVPVEKASGALPDEIPLADRKNMAYASTLVTFGQGAGVVVATGDQTEVGRISQLMASVEELQTPLTRRIAQFSKVLVVIILVLAAINFAFGLVRGQEPVDLFMASVALAVAAIPEGLPAAVTIILAIGVGRMAQRRAIIRKLPAVETLGSTTVICSDKTGTLTQNQMTVTAIVAASEHFPVTGVGYEPEGVIQATVGEPSDGQDMTDPASKVMHLSVNDLHRRVALLECVRAGALCNDSQRVQKEHGWDIQGDPTEGALLVVAAKAGLQPEVLHEENPRVDSIPFESDHQYMATLHDQGLDRPRVVYAKGSVEAIVQRCDSVMDATAHPHPLNPDAIHAQVADLAARGLRVLAFARKELPTETSGIEHEDLRSGLTFLGLQAMIDPPRPEALAAIRICQRAGVRVKMITGDHALTASAIAGQLGLEQGTSSSTSSSTESTELPRAITGQELVRYTDEELIDAADETAVFARVAPEQKLRLVRALQARGHVVAMTGDGVNDAPALKQADIGVAMGQAGTDVARESSDMVLTDDNFASIEAAVEEGRGVFDNLTKFIVWTLPTNGGEGLVIMAAVLLSTQLPISPVQILWVNMTTAIMLGMMLAFEPKEHGIMDRPPRDPQSSILNANLLKRIAFVSVLLLLGAFGLFEWMIEFRGASLAEAQTVTASVFVIGELFYLFNCRSLTRSMVQIGVFANKAALGGALGMLALQVLFAHAPPMNQLFGTAPLPWDVWLIIGGFGIALYTVVEIEKYLVGYALQGDSFQPVTHHTPSESDEDRSSGQA from the coding sequence ATGGACCATCCACATCCAAGGCCGTGGCATCAACTGGCGGCCAATGAGGTCATTGCATACTGGGAGAGCCATGCGGATCGAGGACTGGCGTCCGGTGAAGTGCCGCAGCGTCAGCAACGTTATGGACGGAACATCCTCACGCCGGCCCGAGGGCAGGGACCGCTGGTTCGGTTCCTGCTCCAGTTTCACCAGCCCCTGGTGTACATCCTGCTGGTGGCGACGATTGTCACCCTGGTGCTCGAGGAGTACATCGAGGCCGCCGTCATCTTCGGGGTCGTCCTGATCAATGCCGTGGTCGGGTTCGTTCAGGAAGGCAAGGCGCTCAAGGCGATCGAGGCGCTGGGCAAAACGCTGGTGGCCGAGGCCACGGTGATCCGAGACGGCCACAAGGTGCGCGTCGACTCGACCGAGATTGTTCCGGGTGACCTGGTCCTGCTGCAATCCGGAGACAAGGTGCCGGCCGACCTGCGCCTGCTCCGTGCCCGGGATTTGCAGATCGCCGAGGCGGCGTTTACCGGCGAATCGGTTCCAGTCGAAAAAGCCTCCGGCGCGTTGCCGGACGAGATCCCCCTGGCCGACCGCAAGAACATGGCCTATGCGTCGACCCTGGTGACGTTCGGCCAGGGGGCCGGGGTGGTGGTGGCCACGGGCGACCAGACCGAGGTGGGGCGCATCTCGCAGCTCATGGCGTCGGTCGAGGAACTCCAGACACCGCTGACGCGTCGGATCGCGCAGTTCAGCAAGGTCCTGGTCGTGATCATTCTGGTGCTGGCTGCGATCAACTTCGCCTTCGGCCTGGTCCGCGGTCAGGAACCGGTTGATTTGTTCATGGCGTCCGTGGCCCTGGCGGTGGCGGCGATTCCCGAGGGGCTTCCGGCGGCCGTCACGATCATCCTGGCGATCGGCGTCGGCCGGATGGCCCAGCGGCGGGCCATCATTCGCAAACTCCCGGCGGTCGAGACCCTGGGAAGCACGACGGTCATTTGCTCGGACAAGACCGGCACCTTGACCCAGAACCAGATGACCGTCACCGCGATCGTGGCCGCCTCGGAACACTTCCCGGTCACGGGGGTCGGCTACGAGCCCGAAGGAGTCATCCAGGCGACGGTTGGCGAGCCGTCGGACGGGCAAGACATGACCGACCCTGCTTCGAAGGTCATGCACCTGTCGGTCAACGACCTGCACCGACGGGTCGCCTTGCTGGAATGCGTGCGCGCCGGCGCTCTGTGTAACGACTCGCAACGGGTTCAGAAGGAACACGGATGGGACATTCAGGGGGATCCGACCGAGGGCGCGCTCCTGGTCGTGGCCGCCAAGGCCGGTCTCCAGCCGGAGGTGTTGCACGAGGAAAACCCCCGCGTCGACTCCATCCCCTTCGAATCCGATCATCAGTACATGGCGACCCTGCACGATCAGGGCCTTGACCGACCCCGCGTGGTCTACGCGAAGGGTTCGGTCGAGGCGATCGTGCAGCGGTGTGACTCGGTGATGGATGCGACCGCGCACCCGCATCCCTTGAACCCGGACGCGATCCATGCCCAGGTGGCCGACCTGGCCGCTCGCGGGCTCCGCGTCCTGGCCTTTGCGCGCAAGGAGTTGCCCACCGAGACCTCGGGCATCGAGCATGAGGATCTGCGATCGGGTCTGACCTTCCTCGGGCTTCAGGCCATGATCGACCCACCCCGACCGGAAGCCCTGGCGGCGATCCGGATCTGTCAACGTGCCGGGGTGCGGGTCAAGATGATCACCGGCGACCACGCCCTGACCGCCTCGGCCATTGCCGGGCAGCTCGGACTGGAGCAGGGGACCTCGTCCTCGACCTCGTCCTCGACCGAATCGACCGAACTGCCCAGAGCGATCACGGGCCAGGAACTCGTCCGCTACACCGATGAGGAACTCATCGACGCGGCCGATGAAACGGCCGTCTTTGCCCGGGTCGCTCCTGAGCAAAAACTTCGCCTGGTCCGAGCGCTCCAGGCCCGAGGGCATGTCGTGGCCATGACCGGCGACGGTGTGAATGATGCCCCCGCCCTGAAGCAGGCCGATATTGGCGTGGCCATGGGCCAGGCGGGCACGGACGTCGCCCGAGAATCCTCGGACATGGTGCTGACCGACGACAACTTTGCGTCGATCGAGGCCGCGGTTGAGGAGGGTCGGGGGGTTTTCGACAACCTCACCAAGTTCATCGTCTGGACCCTGCCGACCAACGGCGGCGAGGGACTGGTGATCATGGCGGCGGTGCTGCTCAGCACCCAGTTGCCCATCTCCCCCGTGCAGATCCTCTGGGTCAACATGACCACCGCCATCATGCTGGGGATGATGCTGGCCTTCGAGCCCAAGGAGCACGGGATCATGGACCGCCCGCCCCGCGACCCGCAAAGCTCGATCCTCAACGCGAACCTGCTCAAACGGATCGCCTTTGTGAGTGTCCTGCTGCTGCTTGGTGCCTTCGGCCTCTTCGAGTGGATGATCGAGTTCCGGGGAGCGTCTCTGGCCGAGGCCCAGACCGTCACGGCAAGCGTCTTTGTGATCGGAGAGCTGTTCTATCTGTTCAACTGCCGATCCCTGACCCGGTCGATGGTTCAGATCGGTGTCTTCGCCAACAAGGCGGCCCTTGGCGGAGCACTTGGCATGCTTGCCTTGCAGGTTCTGTTTGCCCACGCTCCCCCGATGAATCAGCTCTTCGGTACCGCGCCGCTGCCGTGGGATGTCTGGCTGATCATCGGAGGGTTCGGCATCGCGCTCTATACCGTGGTCGAGATTGAGAAGTATCTTGTCGGCTACGCCTTGCAAGGCGATTCGTTCCAGCCGGTAACGCATCACACACCGTCGGAATCGGACGAGGACCGATCATCTGGTCAGGCTTGA
- a CDS encoding 4'-phosphopantetheinyl transferase family protein yields MGDQGAIVVEIASAKLIKTLCELDSVEKLGVQALGPGGVDLWVFPQREWCEFEDLSQFEGWISRDELLKAQRFRVIRDQRTFLATRILVRAVLSRYEAIAPSDWQFATGRYGKPKLAEPSVVPPLYFNLSRTRGMIVCAVSRTYELLGVDVERWDQGAENLVIADRYFAPSELAALKALPDQDQAARFMMLWTLKESYLKAMGVGLTRPLQTFAITIEDNSRADDPIRIWFAPGFEDDPAAWRFALVEVAPEYLVALAVATGGEPFRLRAQRVTSRDLEIA; encoded by the coding sequence ATGGGCGATCAAGGAGCGATTGTTGTTGAAATTGCGAGTGCAAAATTGATCAAAACCCTTTGTGAACTTGATTCTGTGGAGAAGTTGGGTGTTCAGGCCCTCGGTCCGGGTGGGGTCGATCTCTGGGTGTTCCCACAACGCGAATGGTGTGAATTTGAAGATCTGTCTCAATTCGAAGGGTGGATTTCACGCGATGAATTGCTGAAAGCTCAGCGGTTTCGCGTGATTCGAGACCAGCGGACATTTCTCGCGACTCGGATCTTGGTTCGGGCGGTGCTGTCTCGTTACGAGGCCATTGCCCCCTCAGACTGGCAATTTGCGACCGGACGTTACGGCAAGCCCAAACTTGCGGAACCGTCCGTTGTTCCTCCGCTGTACTTCAACCTTTCGAGAACGAGAGGGATGATTGTTTGTGCGGTGAGCCGCACGTACGAGTTGCTTGGGGTCGATGTCGAGCGATGGGATCAGGGAGCCGAGAATCTCGTGATCGCGGATCGGTACTTTGCCCCTTCCGAGCTCGCTGCGTTGAAGGCGCTTCCAGACCAGGACCAGGCGGCCCGCTTCATGATGCTTTGGACCTTGAAGGAGAGTTATCTCAAAGCTATGGGGGTGGGGCTGACTCGGCCCCTTCAAACCTTTGCAATCACGATCGAGGACAATTCCAGGGCCGATGATCCGATCCGGATTTGGTTCGCACCTGGGTTTGAAGATGATCCGGCGGCATGGCGGTTCGCCTTGGTCGAAGTGGCTCCGGAGTATCTTGTGGCGCTCGCCGTGGCGACCGGAGGCGAACCCTTCCGGTTACGCGCACAACGGGTGACATCTCGAGATTTGGAAATTGCTTAG